In Rhodobacteraceae bacterium LMO-JJ12, a single window of DNA contains:
- the cpaB gene encoding Flp pilus assembly protein CpaB → MRAVFGLVLIVGLGLAGFAVYMIKNQFSTYEAKVARLEAANGGMIDTVEIFVASKPMKYGDILSKENVRKVKWPTRLQPEGVFYTAEQLFPVPGEDRVMLRAIETNEAITAVKVTNPGEIAGITALLERGMRAFAIKVDVSSGVSGFLRPGHKVDVYWTGEVMSQNGNSRGEITKLIETGVQIVAIDQSANVDSPNATIARTVTVSVKPHQVAGLAQAQTTGRLSLSLQGSEDDTVAEDIEIDQNTLLGIAQAEAPAPAPEQKEICTIRTRRGADVVEIPIPCTN, encoded by the coding sequence ATGCGAGCTGTATTCGGACTTGTCCTGATCGTCGGCCTTGGTCTGGCCGGTTTTGCCGTCTATATGATCAAAAATCAGTTTTCCACCTATGAGGCAAAAGTGGCGCGTCTAGAAGCGGCCAATGGCGGAATGATTGATACCGTCGAGATTTTTGTTGCAAGCAAACCCATGAAATATGGCGACATACTTTCCAAGGAAAACGTGCGCAAGGTCAAATGGCCGACGCGGCTTCAGCCCGAGGGTGTGTTCTATACCGCCGAACAGCTGTTTCCGGTGCCCGGTGAAGACCGCGTGATGCTGCGGGCGATCGAAACCAACGAAGCGATCACCGCAGTGAAAGTGACCAACCCAGGCGAAATCGCCGGAATCACCGCCCTGCTCGAGCGCGGCATGCGTGCCTTTGCCATCAAGGTCGATGTGTCTTCCGGCGTCTCGGGCTTCCTGCGCCCTGGTCACAAGGTCGATGTCTACTGGACCGGCGAGGTCATGAGCCAGAACGGCAATTCACGCGGCGAGATCACCAAGTTGATCGAGACCGGAGTGCAGATCGTGGCAATCGACCAATCGGCAAATGTCGACAGCCCCAATGCCACCATTGCGCGCACCGTGACAGTCTCGGTCAAGCCGCATCAGGTTGCCGGGCTGGCCCAGGCACAGACCACTGGTCGCCTTTCCCTCTCGCTCCAGGGGTCCGAAGATGACACCGTTGCCGAGGATATCGAGATTGACCAAAACACCCTTCTGGGCATCGCACAGGCCGAGGCTCCTGCCCCCGCGCCCGAGCAAAAAGAGATCTGCACGATCCGTACTCGCCGTGGTGCCGACGTGGTGGAAATCCCGATTCCCTGCACGAACTGA
- a CDS encoding OmpA family protein has translation MLKLIAPISLVALTACAADTPGGQSFFREAGANIDDGYFGNATMNNTQIMSGERSYVYSLASRFAQEVPSTVNFAFDSAMLDAGSRDTLRQQAIWIRQFPEVRFRVYGHADAPGSNAYNKRLGLRRANAVVAYLTSQGISRSRLEAVASFGETQPIIATEGRDRRNRRTVTEVSGFVRNHPSVLDGKYAAIIYREYVASAVPPSTIPTALAKQ, from the coding sequence ATGTTGAAACTGATTGCACCAATCAGCCTGGTTGCGCTGACCGCCTGCGCGGCGGACACCCCCGGCGGACAATCCTTCTTCCGGGAAGCCGGGGCAAACATCGACGATGGCTACTTCGGTAACGCCACGATGAACAACACGCAAATCATGTCAGGCGAACGCAGTTATGTTTACAGCCTGGCCAGCCGATTTGCTCAGGAAGTCCCATCTACGGTCAATTTCGCCTTTGATTCAGCGATGTTGGACGCTGGGTCTCGCGATACCCTTCGCCAACAGGCGATTTGGATCCGTCAGTTCCCCGAGGTCCGGTTCCGGGTCTATGGCCATGCCGATGCGCCTGGTTCGAACGCCTATAACAAGCGTCTGGGCCTACGTCGCGCCAATGCGGTCGTCGCATACCTCACAAGCCAGGGAATCAGCCGCTCACGACTCGAGGCAGTGGCTTCTTTCGGCGAAACCCAACCGATCATCGCCACCGAGGGGCGCGATCGTCGCAATCGGCGCACCGTGACCGAAGTTTCGGGCTTCGTGCGCAACCATCCCAGCGTCCTGGACGGCAAATATGCCGCCATCATCTATCGCGAATATGTCGCCAGCGCGGTTCCCCCCTCGACGATACCTACGGCACTGGCAAAGCAATAA
- a CDS encoding CpaF family protein — protein sequence MFSRYKKNDGQAKPAKRGGNVTQLQQAKAPEPTPDSVVSLRRPSPKQPARAANEDKEQKRKERMGELKLELHRELLENLNLAALDTASEADLRAEINEITTEVLNQKAMVLNREDRNQLNKELYDEVKGLGPLETLLADDSVNDILVNGPKQIFVERDGKLQLSDITFKDEKHLMRIIDKIVSAVGRRVDESNPYVDARLQDGSRFNAMVPPVAVDGSLVSIRKFKKDKLGIDDLINFGAFSEEMAAYLQAAVACRLNVIVSGGTGSGKTTTLNALSSFIADDERILTIEDTAELQLQQTHVGRMESRPPNVEGKGEVSPRDCLKNALRMRPDRIIVGETRGEEVIDMLQAMNTGHDGSMTTIHANNARDGISRLENMIAMAGMEMPLKAVRSQISSAVNLIVQASRLQDGSRRMTSITEITGMEGDVISMQEIFRFQRVGLTPDNKIIGHYTATGVRSHFSERFRLWGYDLPPAIFEPTMAAE from the coding sequence ATGTTTTCGCGCTACAAGAAAAACGACGGACAGGCCAAACCCGCAAAACGGGGCGGAAATGTCACCCAGTTGCAGCAGGCCAAGGCGCCCGAGCCGACACCGGATTCGGTGGTCTCGCTGCGCCGCCCCTCGCCGAAACAACCCGCGCGCGCCGCGAATGAAGACAAGGAACAAAAGCGCAAGGAGCGTATGGGTGAGCTGAAGCTCGAACTGCACCGCGAGCTCTTGGAAAACCTCAACCTGGCCGCGCTCGACACCGCAAGCGAGGCGGATCTGCGCGCCGAGATCAACGAGATCACCACCGAGGTTCTCAACCAGAAGGCCATGGTGCTGAACCGCGAGGACCGCAATCAGCTCAACAAGGAACTCTACGACGAAGTCAAAGGGCTCGGGCCGCTTGAAACCCTGCTGGCCGACGATTCAGTCAACGATATTCTGGTCAACGGCCCCAAGCAAATCTTTGTCGAACGTGACGGCAAACTCCAACTGAGCGACATCACCTTCAAAGATGAAAAGCACCTGATGCGGATCATCGACAAGATCGTCTCGGCCGTGGGTCGGCGCGTTGATGAATCAAACCCCTATGTCGATGCGCGCTTGCAAGACGGCTCGCGTTTCAACGCAATGGTGCCGCCGGTTGCGGTGGATGGCTCGCTGGTCTCGATCCGGAAATTCAAGAAAGACAAGCTCGGAATCGACGATCTGATCAATTTCGGCGCCTTTTCCGAGGAAATGGCCGCCTACCTCCAGGCCGCCGTGGCCTGCCGTCTCAACGTCATCGTCTCGGGCGGGACAGGCTCGGGTAAAACGACAACCCTCAACGCTCTTTCGTCCTTCATCGCTGACGACGAACGCATCCTGACGATCGAAGACACGGCGGAACTTCAACTCCAGCAGACCCATGTCGGTCGAATGGAAAGCCGCCCACCCAACGTCGAAGGCAAAGGCGAGGTCAGCCCGCGCGACTGTCTGAAAAACGCCCTTCGGATGCGCCCTGATCGCATCATCGTCGGCGAAACGCGTGGCGAAGAAGTCATCGACATGCTTCAGGCCATGAACACCGGCCACGATGGTTCGATGACCACGATTCACGCCAACAACGCGCGCGACGGCATCAGCCGTCTGGAAAACATGATCGCCATGGCCGGGATGGAAATGCCGCTCAAGGCGGTGCGCTCACAGATTTCCTCGGCTGTGAACCTCATCGTGCAGGCGTCGCGCCTTCAGGATGGCTCGCGTCGGATGACATCAATTACCGAAATTACCGGCATGGAAGGCGATGTGATCTCGATGCAGGAAATTTTCCGCTTTCAGCGCGTCGGCCTGACACCAGACAACAAGATCATCGGCCACTACACAGCCACAGGCGTGCGTTCGCACTTCTCCGAACGCTTCCGCCTTTGGGGTTATGATTTGCCGCCCGCAATCTTTGAACCCACCATGGCAGCGGAGTAA
- a CDS encoding type II and III secretion system protein family protein yields MKKSRFLTAALLGLTIGLAHVPEVGTADTLRVVKRGASSSLNVPMNRAVVVESDVPFAELSIANPSIADISSLSDRSIYVLGKSPGMTTLTLLDANGQLITNVDVRVAPDISEFKERLRQILPGEQVEVRTANDGIVLSGTISSTQKLQRALDLAERYAPERVSNLMSVGGVQQVMLKVRFAEMQRSVSKSLSTSLALNGNMFGGGLGVNGGTNTNNNSGAVATSLGGAIPSISENNGAMVFGFNAGAVEVGVLLEALESKGVVRTLAEPNLTALSGQEANFLAGGEYPIPISQDNGAVSVEFKPFGIELKFTPRVVDGDLINLELRAAVSSLDPTNSATYNNFQISAFKRRETSTTVEMRDGESFAIAGLLQDDFQDLNGQVPWLGDVPVLGALFRSASYQRSQSELVIIITAHLVTPTRGEALALPTDRVRPPSEKDLFLNGKVSRNSNRPTRGAAGEVAKQDFTGSYGYVMD; encoded by the coding sequence ATGAAAAAGAGCAGATTTCTAACTGCGGCCCTACTGGGGCTGACGATCGGACTGGCACATGTGCCAGAGGTTGGCACTGCCGACACTCTGCGCGTTGTCAAACGCGGTGCATCCTCCTCCCTCAACGTGCCGATGAATCGCGCCGTTGTCGTGGAAAGCGATGTACCTTTTGCAGAGCTTTCGATCGCCAATCCTTCGATTGCAGACATCTCATCGCTAAGCGACCGCAGCATCTATGTGCTGGGCAAGTCGCCCGGTATGACCACGCTGACTCTGCTGGACGCAAATGGCCAGCTGATCACCAACGTGGATGTACGTGTCGCACCGGATATTTCCGAATTCAAGGAACGCCTGAGGCAAATTCTGCCCGGCGAACAGGTCGAAGTGCGCACCGCCAACGATGGCATCGTGCTCTCGGGTACCATTTCCTCGACGCAAAAACTGCAACGCGCGCTTGATCTCGCAGAACGCTACGCCCCCGAACGGGTGTCGAACCTGATGAGCGTGGGCGGCGTGCAACAAGTGATGCTGAAGGTGCGCTTTGCCGAGATGCAGCGTTCCGTATCGAAATCACTTTCCACATCGCTGGCCCTGAACGGCAATATGTTCGGCGGTGGTCTGGGCGTGAACGGCGGCACCAACACCAATAACAACTCGGGCGCCGTTGCCACCTCTCTGGGCGGCGCGATCCCAAGCATATCCGAAAACAACGGCGCGATGGTCTTCGGCTTCAACGCCGGTGCCGTCGAAGTCGGCGTATTGCTGGAAGCTCTTGAAAGCAAAGGCGTTGTTCGCACTCTGGCCGAACCGAACCTGACCGCCCTTTCGGGTCAGGAAGCGAATTTTCTGGCTGGTGGCGAATATCCGATCCCGATCAGCCAGGATAACGGCGCGGTCAGCGTCGAATTCAAACCCTTTGGTATCGAGCTGAAGTTCACACCAAGGGTTGTCGATGGTGATTTGATCAACCTCGAGCTGAGGGCGGCGGTATCGTCGCTCGATCCGACCAACTCGGCCACCTATAACAACTTTCAGATCAGCGCCTTCAAGCGCCGCGAAACATCGACGACAGTGGAAATGCGCGACGGCGAAAGCTTTGCCATCGCCGGCCTCTTGCAGGATGACTTCCAAGACCTGAACGGCCAGGTGCCGTGGCTCGGCGACGTACCGGTTCTGGGCGCTCTTTTCCGCTCGGCAAGCTATCAGCGGTCGCAATCCGAGTTGGTGATCATCATTACCGCACATCTCGTCACACCGACACGCGGCGAAGCTCTGGCCCTGCCCACCGATCGGGTGCGCCCACCTTCTGAGAAAGATCTCTTCCTGAATGGCAAGGTTTCCCGTAACAGCAACCGCCCAACCCGCGGTGCAGCCGGAGAAGTTGCCAAACAGGACTTCACCGGCTCTTATGGCTATGTAATGGATTGA
- a CDS encoding L,D-transpeptidase, whose product MANWSTTRRGFIYGAGATTLLPTLAHAQIVTADDEEVAEVTRRNASSFRAQDWNDHFETLGEAAILCDTVSRALHYWSKDGDYRLYPTSVPRTDELTKRGYTKIVRKKVGPSWTPTASMRERFPDWKPMGPGPDNPLGSHAMYLDWPAYIIHGTHDTRKIGRKSSDGCIGLYNEKIEELFAITPIGTQVRVI is encoded by the coding sequence ATGGCAAACTGGAGCACAACACGGCGCGGATTCATCTATGGGGCGGGCGCCACAACCCTTCTCCCCACTCTGGCACACGCGCAAATCGTGACTGCCGATGATGAAGAAGTTGCGGAAGTCACCCGCCGCAACGCATCCTCCTTCCGCGCGCAGGACTGGAACGACCACTTTGAGACCCTCGGAGAGGCTGCAATTCTCTGCGATACCGTTTCGCGCGCCCTGCATTATTGGTCAAAGGATGGCGACTATCGCCTCTATCCCACGTCCGTGCCGCGCACGGATGAGCTGACCAAGCGCGGCTATACCAAAATCGTGCGTAAGAAAGTCGGCCCAAGCTGGACCCCGACCGCATCGATGAGAGAGCGTTTCCCCGATTGGAAACCGATGGGCCCCGGCCCGGACAACCCGCTCGGCAGCCATGCGATGTATCTCGACTGGCCCGCCTATATCATCCACGGCACCCATGACACGCGCAAGATCGGGCGCAAGTCGTCAGACGGTTGCATCGGTCTCTATAATGAGAAGATCGAAGAACTTTTTGCGATCACACCGATTGGCACGCAAGTCCGCGTCATCTGA
- a CDS encoding AAA family ATPase yields the protein MTSKELLQGDLSPLQACTISRDVQNFDLLIEDMETALGENWGDLGFAEAKAFFGQPEAESLVFVAIAIDESDEEKLVMLGEIIEAAKDKGIKVILIAEDVSPAALHQLLRHGADEFIPYPLPENELAAAIERLNTPEAPAPVAAAPAGPSKSSGPGKHDGVIIAVHGLAGGTGATTLAVNLAWELATITKTDPPRVCLLDLDLQFGAVSTYLDLPRREAVYEMLTNTDTMDSDVFKQALVVFEEKLSVLTAPTEMLPLDLITSEDVTAIIDMAKSHFDYVIVDMPSTLVQWSEVILNAAHVYFATLELDMRSAQNTLRLKRALQAEELPFEKMRYVLNRAPKFTDLNGKSRVKRLSESLDISVELQLPDGGKPVTQAADHGLPLASSAAKNPLRREIAKLAQSLHEIGRNEAEAA from the coding sequence ATGACCAGTAAAGAGCTTCTGCAGGGGGATCTAAGCCCGCTTCAAGCCTGCACGATCAGCCGGGATGTGCAGAATTTCGACCTGTTGATCGAAGACATGGAGACAGCTCTGGGCGAAAACTGGGGTGATCTTGGATTTGCCGAAGCGAAAGCCTTTTTCGGCCAACCCGAAGCGGAATCCCTGGTCTTTGTCGCCATCGCGATTGACGAAAGCGACGAAGAAAAGCTCGTCATGCTGGGAGAGATCATCGAGGCGGCCAAAGACAAGGGCATCAAGGTGATCCTGATCGCCGAAGATGTGAGCCCGGCAGCGCTGCACCAGTTGTTGCGACACGGGGCGGATGAATTCATCCCCTACCCGCTGCCTGAAAACGAATTGGCGGCGGCAATCGAGCGTCTGAATACACCCGAAGCCCCCGCGCCCGTTGCTGCGGCTCCCGCCGGACCGTCCAAAAGCTCGGGTCCGGGCAAGCACGATGGTGTGATCATCGCCGTACACGGCCTTGCCGGTGGTACCGGTGCGACCACGCTGGCGGTGAATCTGGCCTGGGAGCTGGCCACGATCACCAAGACCGACCCGCCACGCGTCTGCCTGCTTGATCTCGACCTGCAATTCGGGGCGGTCTCGACCTATCTCGACCTGCCCCGCCGTGAAGCGGTCTATGAAATGCTCACCAATACCGACACCATGGATAGCGACGTGTTCAAACAGGCGCTTGTGGTTTTCGAAGAAAAGCTGAGCGTTCTGACGGCACCGACCGAAATGCTGCCGCTTGATTTGATCACCTCCGAAGATGTGACCGCGATCATCGACATGGCCAAAAGCCATTTCGACTATGTGATCGTCGACATGCCGTCGACTCTGGTTCAGTGGAGCGAAGTAATTCTGAACGCGGCGCATGTCTATTTCGCCACGCTCGAACTCGACATGCGTTCGGCCCAGAACACCCTGCGGCTCAAACGTGCGTTGCAGGCCGAGGAACTGCCTTTTGAAAAAATGCGCTATGTGCTGAACCGTGCGCCGAAATTCACCGATCTGAATGGCAAATCGCGGGTCAAACGGCTGAGCGAAAGCCTAGATATCTCGGTCGAGCTGCAATTGCCCGATGGCGGCAAGCCCGTCACCCAGGCTGCGGATCACGGATTGCCGCTGGCCAGTTCAGCGGCAAAGAATCCGCTGCGCCGCGAGATCGCAAAACTGGCCCAGAGCTTGCACGAGATTGGTCGCAACGAGGCCGAAGCGGCCTGA
- a CDS encoding CoA transferase subunit B, with protein sequence MPWDRNQMAARAAQELEDGMYVNLGIGIPTLVSNYIPDGMTVTLQSENGMLGMGPFPVEGDEDADLINAGKQTITELPTTSYFDSAQSFGMIRGGKIAMAILGAMEVAENGDLANWMIPGKLVKGMGGAMDLVAGVGRVIVVMDHTSKHGESKVLKECTLPLTGKGVVDMIISDLGVLEVGENGLSIVELAPGVTREDMIAATKATIV encoded by the coding sequence ATGCCCTGGGACCGCAATCAAATGGCCGCGCGTGCCGCGCAAGAACTCGAAGACGGCATGTATGTGAACCTCGGCATCGGTATTCCGACGCTGGTATCAAACTATATCCCCGACGGCATGACCGTAACCTTGCAATCGGAAAACGGCATGCTCGGCATGGGCCCCTTCCCGGTTGAGGGCGATGAAGACGCCGATCTGATCAATGCCGGCAAACAAACCATCACCGAACTGCCCACCACCTCGTATTTCGACAGCGCCCAGAGCTTCGGCATGATCCGCGGCGGCAAGATCGCCATGGCGATCCTTGGTGCAATGGAAGTGGCCGAAAACGGCGATCTGGCCAACTGGATGATCCCCGGCAAGCTGGTCAAGGGCATGGGGGGTGCCATGGATCTTGTGGCCGGTGTCGGCCGCGTTATCGTGGTGATGGATCACACCAGCAAGCATGGTGAAAGCAAAGTGCTCAAGGAATGCACTCTGCCGCTCACCGGCAAGGGCGTGGTCGATATGATAATCTCCGACCTTGGCGTGCTTGAAGTTGGTGAAAATGGCCTCAGCATCGTTGAACTGGCGCCGGGCGTGACCCGCGAAGACATGATCGCTGCGACCAAGGCCACGATCGTCTGA
- a CDS encoding CoA transferase subunit A, with the protein MKKVYSSAAAALDGVLRDGMLIAAGGFGLCGIPELLLEAIKQNGAKDLTFASNNAGVDDFGIGILLQTKQVKKMISSYVGENAEFMRQYLSGELELEFNPQGTLAERMRAGGAGIPGFYTKTGVGTVIAEGKEHKDFDGETYILEKGIFADLAIVKAWKADTTGNAIFRKTARNFNPPAAMCGKVCIMEVEEIVQPGELDPDNIHLPGIYVHRLIQGEHEKRIEQRTTRPAA; encoded by the coding sequence ATGAAAAAAGTGTATTCATCTGCGGCAGCGGCGCTCGATGGCGTGTTGCGGGACGGAATGTTGATCGCCGCAGGCGGGTTTGGCCTGTGCGGCATCCCTGAACTTCTGCTTGAAGCGATCAAGCAGAACGGCGCCAAAGACCTGACTTTTGCGTCCAACAACGCGGGCGTTGATGATTTCGGCATCGGCATCCTGTTGCAGACCAAACAGGTCAAAAAGATGATCTCATCCTATGTTGGTGAAAACGCCGAATTCATGCGTCAGTACCTCTCGGGCGAGCTTGAGCTTGAATTCAACCCCCAAGGCACGCTGGCCGAACGTATGCGCGCTGGCGGCGCGGGCATTCCCGGATTTTACACCAAGACTGGTGTCGGAACCGTGATTGCCGAGGGCAAAGAGCACAAGGATTTCGACGGCGAAACCTATATCCTCGAAAAAGGCATCTTTGCCGACCTCGCCATCGTCAAAGCCTGGAAAGCCGACACCACCGGCAATGCGATTTTCCGCAAGACCGCGCGCAACTTCAATCCGCCCGCCGCGATGTGTGGTAAGGTCTGCATCATGGAAGTCGAAGAAATCGTCCAACCCGGCGAACTTGACCCCGACAACATTCACCTGCCCGGCATCTATGTGCACCGTCTGATCCAGGGCGAGCACGAGAAACGGATCGAGCAGCGCACCACCCGGCCTGCGGCCTGA
- a CDS encoding lytic transglycosylase domain-containing protein has product MRRIIVAMAAALIGAAPGLADAPKPFQDFTFKKVGPPKKGTATKRITVYVTPEDMARQNPNLARKAEPGVDTEPGSDPDSAKPTPKDRPGQYAWFWDIISPTLDQSGPGRLELALNRIANPPGGQRGVLSPRLQGLQDIARLRGADILRATIGTEVSPALVLAVIAVESSGKTDAVSTAGAQGLMQLMPATAARFGVTDVNLPSDNIKGGVAFLDYLMKEFDRDPILVLAGYNAGEGAVRSHGGVPPFAETRDYVPKVLAAFHTARGLCLTQPMLVSDGCVFNVKLAQGD; this is encoded by the coding sequence ATGCGGCGGATTATTGTAGCAATGGCAGCAGCCCTGATCGGGGCGGCACCGGGATTGGCAGATGCGCCCAAGCCCTTTCAGGATTTTACATTCAAGAAAGTCGGCCCCCCCAAGAAGGGGACGGCCACGAAACGCATCACCGTTTACGTCACGCCCGAAGATATGGCGCGGCAGAATCCCAATCTGGCACGCAAAGCGGAACCGGGCGTTGATACAGAACCCGGTTCCGACCCTGATTCGGCCAAGCCGACGCCCAAGGATCGCCCGGGGCAATATGCCTGGTTCTGGGACATCATCTCGCCCACACTTGATCAGAGCGGGCCGGGGCGGCTTGAGTTGGCGCTGAACCGGATTGCCAATCCGCCAGGCGGGCAGAGGGGTGTGTTGTCGCCCCGCTTGCAGGGCTTGCAGGATATAGCGCGGCTGCGCGGGGCCGATATTTTGCGCGCTACCATCGGGACAGAGGTTTCCCCGGCGCTGGTGCTGGCGGTGATTGCGGTCGAATCCAGCGGCAAGACGGATGCGGTTTCAACTGCGGGGGCGCAGGGGCTGATGCAGCTGATGCCCGCCACAGCGGCGCGGTTTGGCGTGACGGATGTCAACCTGCCCAGTGATAACATCAAGGGCGGTGTCGCGTTTCTCGATTATCTGATGAAGGAATTTGACAGAGACCCGATTCTGGTTCTGGCGGGTTATAATGCCGGGGAAGGTGCGGTGCGCAGCCATGGCGGCGTGCCACCCTTTGCGGAAACCCGCGATTATGTGCCCAAGGTTCTCGCGGCGTTCCATACGGCGCGCGGCTTGTGTCTGACCCAGCCGATGCTGGTGAGTGATGGCTGTGTCTTTAATGTGAAGCTCGCGCAGGGTGATTGA